In Desulfomonile tiedjei DSM 6799, a genomic segment contains:
- a CDS encoding RNA polymerase sigma factor yields MNDDDLVQQFRKGRKDAFSELVRRYAKPLTMMILRLVRDQEDAKDISQTVFLKVYEGLPGFMMASSFKTWLYSIALNAVRDHLRVRKRSPIADCDFDDFPDESASVSDLLDSARMRKSLRDAIEQLPEKQRVTFILRIYENMDYKEIAAVMGGTEGGARGNFFQAVKTLRQKMLFGEARGYANDNGRVPYPEKG; encoded by the coding sequence ATGAACGATGACGATCTTGTGCAGCAATTTCGGAAAGGCAGAAAAGATGCTTTTTCCGAACTTGTGAGAAGATATGCTAAACCCCTCACCATGATGATTTTGAGGTTGGTACGGGACCAGGAAGACGCAAAAGATATTTCTCAAACCGTTTTCCTCAAAGTATACGAGGGACTGCCCGGATTCATGATGGCCTCTTCATTCAAAACATGGTTGTACAGCATCGCTCTCAATGCAGTTCGCGATCATCTGAGAGTGAGAAAGCGTTCTCCTATTGCCGATTGCGATTTCGACGATTTCCCCGACGAATCCGCGTCTGTTTCCGATCTGTTGGATTCCGCGCGAATGCGCAAATCTTTGAGAGACGCGATCGAACAACTTCCCGAAAAACAAAGAGTAACGTTTATTCTGAGAATTTACGAAAATATGGATTACAAAGAAATCGCAGCCGTAATGGGGGGAACTGAAGGCGGAGCGCGTGGAAATTTCTTCCAGGCTGTCAAAACTCTCCGGCAAAAAATGCTGTTCGGCGAAGCACGTGGCTATGCAAACGACAACGGAAGAGTTCCCTATCCTGAGAAAGGGTGA
- a CDS encoding YfgM family protein, with translation MADKKITRKELLKEPDEFLTLSTKIIRHARLNPRMYGAAFAALIVIVLAVLGWFAYSHQQEVRSHELFEQAYTSYEQLTNQSSPTPEQSDKAFQEFDRIAKEYPSRTGGEMALLYSAHVLYKKQDYKDALERYSRLQSSSLVQHGLGPLVTYHLAMTRMAMKEYDQALALFDQLSKDTLSPYRREAYSSIAKTYELMGKNKEAVQAYKQYLKMFPEAPDASFVKTRIMDLSAKG, from the coding sequence TTGGCTGATAAGAAAATCACGCGCAAGGAGCTTCTTAAAGAACCGGATGAGTTCCTCACGCTCTCTACAAAAATAATCCGTCATGCCAGACTGAACCCGCGGATGTACGGAGCGGCATTTGCCGCGCTCATAGTTATTGTTCTCGCAGTGCTGGGGTGGTTTGCCTATAGTCACCAGCAGGAGGTCAGGAGTCACGAGCTGTTCGAACAGGCCTACACATCGTACGAGCAACTGACAAACCAGAGTTCTCCGACTCCGGAACAGTCGGACAAAGCTTTTCAAGAATTCGATCGTATCGCCAAAGAATACCCCTCCCGTACCGGCGGCGAAATGGCGCTGCTCTATTCAGCCCATGTTTTGTACAAGAAGCAAGACTACAAGGACGCTCTTGAACGATATAGCCGACTTCAAAGCTCGAGTCTCGTGCAACACGGATTGGGACCGCTGGTTACCTATCATCTGGCAATGACACGCATGGCGATGAAGGAATACGATCAAGCTCTTGCTCTCTTTGACCAACTCTCGAAAGACACGCTTTCTCCATATCGTCGAGAAGCATATTCTTCTATTGCCAAGACCTACGAACTGATGGGCAAGAACAAAGAAGCAGTTCAAGCATACAAACAGTACCTGAAAATGTTTCCTGAAGCTCCGGACGCCTCTTTTGTGAAGACCCGGATTATGGATCTTTCGGCCAAAGGGTAA
- a CDS encoding Lon protease family protein encodes MTNLREELRLSVADLTWNPPEDGILNNTTENIEPQEDIIGQDRAVKAIKRGLAMNAYGYNVYVSGYNGTGRMATVKRLLDEFNVEGPIPDDLCYVNNFKNPSQPRLIALTAGEGRKFKARMNDLVNSLKKKIPAIFESEEFQTARNEIVNRHMGAQKALFKNFENKVNQQNFMMVQVQVGPFTRPDLAPVIVGNPMKIDQLEQLVEEGKFSADELARIKQQHKELSQEMEKIFKAARDIEKTIQEDLEKLSKDWVHPFIKEVLNPIHDEFTVDSVRAYLDEIEDDTVNHLDRFRPKLITPQGAGGEPAGPPMLVPPDPSQFRDYEVNLLVDNSETTKPPIVIETTPTFRNLFGTIERAMDRSGMWLSDYLHIKAGSFLNANGGYLILNARDAILEVGVWPALKRSLRNSMVEIQTDPYSFLFTSALKPEPIPINIKVIMIGEPEIYDLLHWYEEDFRKVFKIKADFDTSIPNTESNLRQLAGFVSHLCKEENLLPCDASGLIALAKLAVRWGGRKKKITAQFERVSDLLREADFDARQAHAEMISAEFVEAANRDRIERLNMIEDKIHEYVTDGIIMIDTQGERVGQINGLSVYSFPEFSFGRPSRITVKTSMGKLGIVSIEREAELSGHTYNKGTLILTGFLRGRFAQDKPLNLTASITFEQSYGGVDGDSASSTELYAILSALSEVPIDQGIAVTGSVNQHGEVQPIGGVNQKIEGFFKVCKSMGFTGKQGVMIPARNIGDLMVDSEVLEEVRKGNFHIWAVQHVDQGIEILTGKPAGIPDEEGNFPEDSINYLVNNRLDELSEGLKEFETPAEESKGEEGKDESSEAPPSENSV; translated from the coding sequence ATGACCAACTTGAGAGAAGAGCTTCGGTTATCTGTGGCAGATCTTACCTGGAACCCTCCTGAAGACGGAATACTGAACAATACGACTGAGAACATCGAGCCGCAGGAGGACATAATCGGCCAGGACAGAGCCGTAAAAGCCATCAAACGCGGCTTGGCCATGAATGCTTATGGCTACAACGTGTATGTCTCCGGATATAATGGAACCGGTCGTATGGCGACCGTCAAACGGCTGCTGGACGAGTTCAATGTGGAAGGTCCCATTCCTGACGACCTGTGCTATGTGAACAATTTCAAGAATCCCAGCCAGCCGAGGTTAATAGCTCTCACAGCGGGCGAAGGTCGAAAGTTCAAGGCCAGGATGAATGATCTGGTCAATTCTCTGAAGAAGAAGATTCCTGCAATTTTCGAGAGCGAAGAATTTCAGACTGCCAGAAACGAAATCGTTAACCGTCATATGGGTGCCCAAAAAGCGCTGTTCAAGAATTTCGAAAATAAAGTCAATCAACAGAATTTCATGATGGTACAGGTACAGGTCGGCCCATTCACTCGGCCGGATCTTGCACCGGTTATCGTCGGAAATCCCATGAAGATCGATCAGCTCGAACAACTCGTGGAAGAAGGAAAATTTTCTGCGGACGAGCTTGCGCGGATAAAGCAGCAGCACAAAGAACTCTCTCAAGAGATGGAAAAGATATTCAAGGCCGCACGAGATATAGAAAAGACCATCCAGGAAGATCTGGAAAAGCTCTCCAAAGACTGGGTGCACCCGTTTATCAAAGAAGTCTTGAATCCGATCCATGATGAATTCACCGTGGATTCCGTACGGGCTTATCTCGACGAAATAGAAGACGATACGGTGAATCATCTGGATCGTTTCCGGCCGAAACTGATCACCCCCCAGGGAGCGGGAGGCGAACCTGCTGGGCCGCCCATGCTGGTACCACCGGATCCCAGTCAATTTAGAGACTATGAAGTGAATCTTCTGGTGGATAATTCAGAAACCACTAAACCGCCAATAGTAATCGAAACCACCCCAACCTTCAGAAACCTGTTCGGAACGATTGAGCGGGCCATGGACCGGAGTGGAATGTGGCTTTCCGATTATCTCCACATTAAGGCCGGCAGCTTTCTCAATGCAAACGGTGGGTATCTCATCCTCAATGCGAGGGATGCTATACTCGAAGTTGGGGTATGGCCTGCTCTGAAGAGAAGCCTCCGAAACTCCATGGTTGAGATACAAACAGATCCGTACAGTTTTCTGTTCACGTCGGCGCTGAAACCCGAGCCGATCCCAATCAATATTAAAGTGATCATGATCGGTGAACCGGAGATCTACGATCTTCTCCACTGGTATGAAGAGGATTTCAGGAAAGTTTTTAAAATCAAAGCCGATTTTGATACTTCCATACCCAATACGGAATCGAATCTTCGACAACTCGCCGGTTTCGTTTCCCATCTGTGCAAAGAAGAAAATCTCCTCCCCTGTGATGCTTCAGGACTGATTGCACTGGCAAAGTTGGCCGTTCGCTGGGGCGGCAGGAAAAAAAAGATTACAGCTCAATTCGAGCGCGTAAGTGACCTGCTGAGGGAAGCCGATTTCGATGCACGACAAGCTCATGCAGAGATGATCAGCGCGGAATTCGTGGAAGCTGCAAATAGAGACAGGATTGAACGGCTCAATATGATCGAGGACAAAATCCACGAGTACGTGACTGACGGGATCATCATGATCGACACACAAGGAGAAAGAGTGGGCCAGATAAATGGGCTCAGTGTTTACAGTTTTCCGGAGTTCTCCTTTGGACGTCCTTCAAGAATTACCGTAAAGACCAGCATGGGAAAGTTGGGAATTGTCTCAATCGAACGGGAAGCAGAGCTTTCCGGCCACACGTACAATAAAGGCACTCTCATATTGACCGGATTTCTGAGAGGCCGCTTCGCACAGGACAAGCCTCTGAACCTGACTGCGAGCATCACCTTCGAGCAATCGTACGGAGGCGTGGATGGAGATTCGGCATCGTCCACAGAGCTTTACGCGATACTGAGTGCATTGTCTGAGGTCCCGATAGACCAGGGGATCGCTGTTACCGGCAGTGTGAACCAGCACGGAGAAGTGCAACCCATTGGAGGGGTAAACCAAAAAATTGAAGGCTTTTTTAAAGTCTGCAAGAGCATGGGATTCACAGGCAAACAGGGGGTCATGATTCCCGCACGCAACATAGGCGATCTCATGGTGGACTCTGAAGTCCTGGAAGAAGTGAGAAAAGGTAATTTTCACATCTGGGCAGTGCAGCATGTCGATCAGGGAATTGAGATTTTAACAGGGAAGCCGGCTGGTATCCCCGATGAAGAAGGTAATTTCCCAGAGGACTCCATTAATTATTTAGTGAACAACCGCCTTGATGAATTGTCTGAAGGTTTGAAAGAATTTGAGACCCCGGCGGAAGAATCGAAGGGGGAGGAAGGGAAAGACGAGTCTTCGGAAGCGCCTCCGAGTGAAAATTCCGTATAG
- a CDS encoding D-sedoheptulose-7-phosphate isomerase, with amino-acid sequence MPNTVKSRILEIFEASQKLRAEFLSENLEIMEHIARALVSVLREGKKIILFGNGGSAADAQHIAAEFVNRYLIDRPPLAAVALTTDSSVMTSIANDFGYEEVFEKQVRALGTRGDAAIGISTSGKSPNVIRALTAAQQNGLITVGIGGPVESPMQNACTYYLSVQGGPTPRIQEVHQIIGHTLVEIVDEMLFGTAFAGSKAI; translated from the coding sequence ATGCCGAACACGGTGAAATCGCGCATACTGGAAATCTTTGAGGCCAGTCAAAAGCTTAGAGCCGAATTCCTGAGCGAAAACTTGGAGATCATGGAGCACATTGCGCGCGCACTTGTCTCTGTTTTGCGAGAGGGGAAAAAGATCATTCTTTTCGGAAATGGCGGCTCCGCAGCCGATGCTCAGCACATTGCCGCCGAATTTGTCAACCGATATCTTATCGATAGACCTCCACTGGCTGCTGTCGCTTTGACGACAGATTCTTCGGTGATGACCTCCATAGCGAATGACTTCGGCTATGAAGAGGTATTCGAAAAACAAGTACGGGCTCTCGGTACCAGGGGGGATGCAGCTATCGGCATCAGCACTTCAGGTAAATCCCCGAACGTAATCCGGGCATTGACTGCCGCGCAACAAAACGGTCTCATTACTGTCGGAATCGGCGGCCCCGTCGAAAGTCCGATGCAGAACGCTTGCACCTATTATCTGAGTGTACAAGGCGGTCCGACTCCAAGGATACAAGAAGTGCACCAGATTATAGGCCATACTCTTGTGGAAATAGTGGACGAAATGCTCTTTGGAACCGCTTTTGCCGGTTCAAAGGCAATTTGA
- a CDS encoding HU family DNA-binding protein: MTKSDLVAKLAEEAGISKKAALAALDSVVTAIHDVLSKGEKVRITDLGSFSIVKRQARQGVNPRTGKPIKIPPTQAPKFSPAKALKDSVKK, from the coding sequence ATGACCAAGTCCGATCTGGTGGCAAAACTTGCCGAAGAAGCTGGAATATCGAAAAAAGCTGCCCTGGCGGCGCTCGACTCTGTAGTGACTGCTATTCACGATGTTCTGAGCAAAGGTGAAAAAGTTCGTATTACCGATCTCGGTAGTTTCAGTATCGTTAAAAGACAGGCACGACAGGGCGTAAATCCCAGGACAGGCAAGCCGATTAAGATTCCGCCGACCCAGGCGCCTAAGTTCAGCCCGGCAAAAGCTCTGAAGGACTCGGTCAAGAAATAA
- the mfd gene encoding transcription-repair coupling factor: MKTDPFPSTQSSSFEEAVNFLTKSADNGGVYGLVGSAPAFLIAAATRKSFRTIIVVMPDGGAALSVASDIRFFLGEDEEYRYPLTDKVMRYPSSDMLPFTHAALENESWVERMSTLFRLREPEPPRVVVVGLDALIRKLIPARAFDRASFTIALGSEIDRDELLERLVAAGYNRVPLVEDAGDFSVRGFIIDLYSPLYPYPIRIEQSGDLIESMRFFDPTNQRSRDDVRQVLVAPVHMLVPDTETRDEGLQRLLQACEDRGTEKRVRQRLIDDFRHGIRFPGAEFYIPYFFPALETLLDYVPSDSTLVLPNEDILGRAFEDFEEEIRHGWENAAEDGYPVPDPDRVYLTQEDFFQRIQRFRTVTVSPLEIHEPGAVSFRLNAQSNDNVRSELLQSKGYDSGMAKLVKRMESWRDDGYELFLVSHTQGQAHRLLKLLEPYGLNIDYRGTGFEPVNFDAEPTPGIRLYVGACSSGFKLDQAHRIVLCEEEIFGSRVRSVPKKRARGTLISSLMDLAEGEPVVHEDYGIGIYRGLVRKEFDGVVGEVMLIEYAGGDLLYHPVERLQVIQKYIAGSEEPPRIDKLGGKGWVKIKARIKKSIKEMAGELLEIYAKRQVTRRSAYSPPDENFAAFEASFDFEETPDQARAIQDVMESMDTDMPMDRLVCGDVGYGKTEVALRAAFRAIMDGRQVAVLVPTTVLAQQHFDTFKKRFRGYPFIVDVLSRFRSNAEQKETLRQVEQGKVDLVVGTHRLLQKDVVFKDLGLLVVDEEQRFGVAHKERVKKYKAHVDVLTLTATPIPRTLNLSLTGIRDLSVIETPPTNRQSIRTYVMRQSEEVVREALLKELNRGGQVFYVHNRVQSIARRTAALQKLVPEGRFCIAHGQMAERELEQVMVDFLTGKYNILVCTSIIESGLDIPTANTIVIERSDTFGLADLYQLRGRVGRSHVRAYAYLLTPPETMITPDAVKRLSVMQEYSSLGQGFRIAMRDMEIRGAGNILGTSQSGHVSLVGYEMYLDLLEDAIQELKGEESAPRIDPEIHLKMEVYIPDDYVPDTQQRMNLYKRLSKAETNSEIEDTEEEIFDLYGKPPIQVHHLIQVMRIRLAMKEIRILRLDYNGQDLVLTFDPDTPIRPETLVQWAQADHLVKIMPGDRLKYRIGKTNPDTRIKKCQELFSRLDHNRPESTDGEKSDKEHFRATVRIRRRS; encoded by the coding sequence ATGAAAACTGACCCATTCCCTTCGACACAATCTTCTTCTTTTGAAGAGGCAGTAAATTTTCTGACGAAATCCGCCGATAACGGCGGGGTCTATGGCTTAGTGGGCTCGGCTCCTGCATTCCTTATAGCTGCGGCTACGAGGAAAAGCTTCAGGACAATAATCGTCGTGATGCCCGACGGAGGAGCGGCCCTCAGTGTTGCCTCGGATATTCGATTTTTTCTCGGTGAAGACGAGGAATACAGATATCCTCTTACCGACAAGGTGATGCGCTATCCTTCCTCGGACATGCTCCCGTTTACCCATGCGGCACTGGAAAACGAGTCGTGGGTCGAACGGATGTCCACCCTCTTCAGGCTGAGAGAACCCGAACCACCCAGGGTAGTGGTGGTCGGCCTGGATGCATTGATTCGCAAGCTCATACCCGCGCGTGCATTCGATCGAGCGTCGTTTACGATCGCCTTGGGCAGCGAGATAGACCGCGACGAATTGTTGGAACGTCTGGTTGCAGCCGGTTACAACCGGGTCCCCCTCGTGGAAGATGCGGGAGACTTCTCTGTACGCGGTTTCATTATAGATTTGTACTCCCCTTTGTATCCTTATCCGATTCGTATCGAGCAGAGCGGCGACCTGATCGAGTCCATGCGGTTTTTCGATCCCACGAATCAACGTTCACGGGACGATGTTCGACAGGTTCTTGTCGCTCCTGTTCACATGCTCGTGCCTGATACTGAAACCAGAGACGAAGGTTTGCAGCGACTATTACAGGCCTGCGAAGACAGAGGCACGGAAAAGCGTGTAAGACAGCGTCTCATCGATGATTTTCGCCATGGCATACGCTTTCCGGGCGCAGAGTTTTACATCCCCTATTTCTTCCCCGCGCTGGAAACGCTCCTGGACTATGTCCCCTCGGATAGTACTCTTGTGCTCCCGAATGAAGACATTCTGGGGCGTGCATTTGAGGACTTTGAGGAGGAAATCAGGCACGGTTGGGAGAATGCGGCAGAAGATGGATATCCGGTCCCGGATCCCGATCGGGTATATCTCACACAGGAAGATTTTTTTCAACGAATACAGCGGTTTCGCACGGTGACCGTTTCTCCCCTCGAGATACACGAGCCGGGGGCGGTTTCTTTCAGGCTCAATGCCCAATCCAATGACAATGTCAGATCCGAACTTCTCCAGTCAAAAGGTTATGACAGCGGAATGGCAAAGCTTGTCAAACGCATGGAATCCTGGCGAGATGACGGATATGAACTATTCCTGGTCAGCCATACACAAGGACAAGCTCACCGGCTCCTGAAACTGCTGGAACCGTACGGTCTCAATATCGATTACCGCGGAACCGGATTTGAGCCCGTCAATTTCGATGCAGAGCCCACTCCGGGAATACGGCTGTATGTCGGCGCTTGTTCTTCCGGATTCAAGCTGGATCAGGCTCACCGGATCGTCCTGTGTGAAGAAGAGATTTTCGGTTCCAGAGTCAGGTCGGTGCCAAAGAAGCGGGCCCGGGGCACGCTGATTTCCTCATTGATGGATCTGGCTGAAGGCGAGCCGGTGGTCCATGAGGATTATGGAATAGGAATTTACCGTGGCCTCGTCCGCAAAGAATTTGACGGAGTTGTAGGCGAGGTAATGCTCATCGAATATGCAGGGGGAGATCTCCTGTATCATCCGGTCGAGCGACTGCAAGTAATTCAGAAGTATATTGCAGGTTCCGAAGAACCTCCGCGCATCGATAAGCTTGGCGGTAAAGGCTGGGTCAAGATAAAGGCCAGGATCAAGAAGTCCATTAAGGAAATGGCCGGGGAGTTGCTCGAAATCTATGCCAAACGTCAAGTGACCAGAAGATCCGCTTATTCTCCGCCGGATGAAAATTTCGCCGCATTCGAAGCATCGTTCGATTTTGAGGAAACTCCGGATCAGGCCCGGGCAATTCAAGATGTCATGGAATCCATGGACACGGACATGCCTATGGACCGGCTGGTGTGCGGCGACGTAGGGTACGGAAAAACAGAAGTGGCTCTAAGAGCAGCTTTTCGGGCAATAATGGATGGCAGGCAAGTTGCTGTTCTCGTGCCCACAACGGTCCTGGCTCAACAACATTTCGATACGTTCAAGAAACGATTCAGAGGATATCCCTTCATTGTAGACGTGCTTTCCAGGTTTCGTTCCAACGCTGAACAAAAGGAAACGCTGCGGCAAGTCGAACAGGGCAAAGTCGATCTGGTTGTCGGAACCCACCGCTTACTGCAGAAAGACGTTGTTTTCAAAGATCTGGGGCTCCTTGTGGTCGATGAAGAACAACGTTTCGGCGTCGCGCATAAGGAGCGAGTCAAAAAATACAAAGCGCACGTTGATGTTCTTACACTCACAGCGACCCCCATACCCCGTACTCTCAATCTTTCTCTTACAGGAATCCGGGATTTATCCGTCATCGAGACCCCTCCGACGAATCGACAGTCCATCAGGACATATGTGATGCGTCAGTCCGAAGAAGTGGTCAGAGAAGCGCTCCTCAAAGAGTTGAACAGAGGCGGCCAGGTTTTCTATGTGCATAACCGGGTCCAGAGCATAGCCCGAAGGACTGCCGCGCTGCAAAAGCTCGTTCCTGAGGGAAGATTCTGCATAGCTCACGGGCAAATGGCGGAACGGGAACTGGAACAGGTAATGGTGGACTTTCTTACGGGCAAGTACAATATTCTCGTCTGTACGAGCATCATAGAATCGGGATTGGACATTCCCACTGCGAACACTATCGTCATCGAGCGATCCGATACCTTCGGACTTGCAGATTTGTATCAATTGCGGGGCCGTGTAGGAAGATCCCACGTGCGCGCATACGCGTACCTGCTTACCCCTCCTGAAACCATGATAACTCCCGATGCGGTAAAACGTTTGTCAGTAATGCAGGAATATTCGAGTCTCGGTCAGGGATTCAGAATTGCCATGCGAGACATGGAGATTCGAGGAGCAGGCAATATTCTGGGTACTTCACAATCCGGGCATGTCTCTCTCGTGGGCTACGAGATGTACCTGGATCTTCTGGAAGACGCGATACAGGAACTCAAGGGAGAGGAATCCGCGCCTAGAATCGATCCAGAAATACACCTGAAGATGGAAGTGTACATCCCGGACGATTACGTGCCTGACACGCAACAGCGTATGAATCTTTATAAGAGACTTTCAAAAGCGGAAACCAATTCAGAGATAGAGGACACGGAAGAAGAAATCTTCGATCTCTACGGCAAGCCTCCCATTCAGGTGCACCATTTGATTCAAGTCATGAGAATTCGGCTCGCGATGAAAGAAATTCGAATCCTGAGACTCGATTACAATGGTCAAGATCTCGTACTTACGTTCGATCCGGATACTCCGATTCGCCCGGAAACTCTCGTGCAATGGGCGCAGGCAGATCATCTCGTCAAAATCATGCCCGGAGATCGCCTGAAGTACCGAATCGGGAAGACCAATCCCGACACGCGAATCAAGAAATGCCAAGAATTATTCAGCCGGCTCGATCATAACCGTCCAGAGTCTACGGACGGTGAAAAATCCGATAAGGAGCACTTCAGGGCGACCGTTCGGATCAGAAGAAGATCATGA
- a CDS encoding RNA polymerase factor sigma-32: protein MNYPIETDGLRIYLSQIERYAILDRESEYLLAVRYRDQKDEEAAKTLITSNLRFVIKVALGYRNYGVKLMDLIQEGNIGLMKAVERFDPDRGYRLISYAIWWIKAYIQNFIIKSWSLVKIGTTQAQRKLFYRVSDLPEARDMENHLENVAKLADKISVTQDEVIEMAARLKAHDLSLDDLIGDQSRDSFADTLKDERPDQEETLSDYEAQQDLRMWAVNALETLNPREKYIVEQRILAEDPVTLKELGKHFGITRERARQIERSALEKLRGNYLRSELAA from the coding sequence ATGAATTACCCCATCGAAACTGACGGACTGAGGATATATCTTTCTCAAATAGAACGCTATGCGATTTTGGACAGAGAGTCAGAATATCTTCTTGCAGTCCGGTACCGTGATCAGAAAGATGAAGAGGCCGCAAAAACGCTGATCACGTCAAATTTGAGATTCGTAATCAAAGTGGCACTGGGTTACAGGAACTACGGTGTGAAACTTATGGATCTCATTCAGGAAGGCAATATCGGCCTCATGAAAGCAGTTGAACGATTTGATCCCGATCGAGGATACAGGCTTATTTCGTATGCTATTTGGTGGATTAAAGCATACATTCAGAATTTTATCATAAAATCATGGTCACTCGTGAAAATAGGAACAACCCAGGCTCAACGAAAGCTTTTTTATCGGGTTTCCGATCTTCCCGAGGCTCGTGATATGGAAAATCATCTTGAGAATGTTGCCAAACTTGCAGACAAGATAAGTGTTACGCAGGATGAAGTAATAGAAATGGCTGCACGTCTCAAGGCACATGACTTGTCGTTGGACGATTTGATCGGCGATCAATCTCGAGACTCTTTTGCAGATACTCTGAAAGATGAAAGACCCGATCAGGAAGAAACGCTTTCCGATTACGAAGCGCAACAGGACCTGAGAATGTGGGCTGTTAACGCTCTCGAGACACTCAATCCTCGAGAAAAGTACATTGTAGAACAAAGGATTCTGGCAGAAGATCCTGTGACGCTAAAGGAATTGGGAAAACACTTCGGTATTACCCGCGAGCGAGCGCGTCAGATTGAAAGAAGCGCTCTGGAAAAGCTCCGTGGCAATTACTTGCGTTCCGAACTGGCCGCCTAG